TTCTACATGTGTCCAGTCTCTAAATGCATTTACATTTCCTATAACAATTCTATCAGTTAAGCCCATTTTTAGTTGCATTACTTGGTTTGTTACAACAGATGTTACAAACATTTTCCCACGGCCTGCTCCTTCATGGTTAAATGCTCTTGATACAACTGTATCTAAACCATATGAATGACAATAATTTCTTGTTAAAAAGTCACCATATACTTTTGAAACTGCATAAGGACTCATTGGTCTTAAAGGGTTTGTTTCTGATATTGGTAGTTCATGAGTTCGTCCTTCTTTTAAATCAGGGAATATGGAACCATATTGTTTTAGAGCTTGGTTATATTGTTGTTGTGATGATATAACTAATCCATATTCTTCACTAGAACCTGCAAAAATCATACGTGCATCACAGTCTTTTATTCGCATTGCTTCAAGTAAATTATTTGTTCCTTGTGAATTATTTTTTTCTGTATCTGTCGGATTATCAAAACTTTGTGGTACAAATGATTGTGCTGCTAAATGGAAAATGTAATCTGGTTCTGATTTATCAATTGCATTTGCTACTGAGCTTATATCTGTTAAATCACCAGTAATTGGTGTAATGTCATTTTCAATACCATGATATTTGATATTTGCAGGAATAGTTCCGTCGGTTCTTCTTCTTATAAGTCCATATACGTTACTACCTTCGCGTATTAGACGTTCTGCTAGATATGCTCCTACAAATCCGCTTATTCCTGTAATTAATATATTTTTGTCTTGCCAGTTCATATTATTGTTTCCTTTTTAATTTTAAAATTTAAGTTAACTATTTTTAATAATACTTTATTTTTCATAGTTTTTATAATGTATTTTTTTATAAGTCTAGTTCCATGATAATTCTTAAAATATAATAGCTGGAAACAATAAATATTAATTTAATATTTAACATATTTTAGAATTTAATATATTATTTTTTTTTAGGAGTTGTACACTTAATGAGTAATGTTGCAGTTTTACTACCAGCATATAATGAAGAAGTAGCTATAGCTAGTATGATTTTATTATCATCCAAATATGCTGATGAAGTTATAGTTATAGATGATGGGAGTTCTGATAGAACTTCAGATATTTCTAAATTAGCTGGAGCTACAGTTTTACGTCATGAAACTAATGAAGGAAAAGGTGCAGCATTAAAAACTGGTTTTATGTATGCTAAAGACTTTGATATTATTGTTACAATTGATGCTGATGGACAACATAATCCAGCGGAAATACCTGATGTTATAAAGCCAATAGAAGATGATGTTGCTGATATTGTTAATGGAAGTCGTTATATTAATGGTACTGATAAGAATACACCTAAATATAGGCGTGTTGGACAAACAGTTTTAGATACAGCAACTAATATTGCATCAGGTGTGAAATTAACAGATACACAGAGTGGTTTCAGAGCATTTTCTTCTGATTCAGTTAAATACTTTAACTTTGATCCTGATGGTTTTGGAATAGAAAGTGACATGTTAATTGAAGCATCAAATAATAATCTGCGCATAACAGAAGTAGAAATAACTGTTAGGTATGATGTAGAAACAAGCACGGATAATCCAGTAGTACAAGGATTAAGTGTACTTATGAGAATTTTAGAAATCATGAGATTTAATCGTCCATTATATTTCTATGGAATTAGTGGTTCAATAATATTATTCTTTGGTATTTTAATATTATTAACAATAAGAAATACTATCTATGGTGGTAATATTTACCTAATGGCTATAGGTATTTTTGTAATGATTATGGGAATTATTTTATTTTTATCTGGAATATTCACTGATACAATGACTAGATTTAAAAAATAGTTTATCTAGAATAAATTACTATTAAAATAAAGTATATTATTAATGAAAATAAAATTATAAGTATATATTAAATTCAATTAAATAAAAGGAATGTAATAAAAATGAATTTTGAAGATTATCAAGGAAAAGTAATTTTTATAGGGGCAGGTCCTGGAGATCCAGAACTCATAACAGTTAAAGGTGCAGAAGCAATTAAAAATGCAGATGTAATTATATATGCTGGTTCATTAGTAAATCCTGCAGTATTAGATATTGCAAAAGAAGATGCTGTAATTTATGATAGTGCAGAAATGAATTTAGATGAAATTATTGATGTAATACAAAAGGCTCATGATGAAAATAAAATTACAGCACGTGTACATACAGGAGATCCTTCAATATACGGGGCAATTGCTGAACAAATTAACCAGCTAAAAGCATTAGATATTGGTTATACTATCATTCCTGGAGTAAGTAGTTTATTTGGAACAGCAGCTGCACTTGAATCACAACTTACATTACCTGAAGTATCACAAACTATTATCATCACAAGACCTGAAGGAAGAACACCAAAACCTTCAAAAGAAGCATTATGCAAATTAGCAGAACATAATGCTACAATGTGTATATTCTTAGGAATTCACATGATTGAAGAAGTTGTTGCAGAACTTACAAAAGAATATGATATAAATACACCTGTAGCAGTAGTTAAAAAAGCCACATGGCCTGACCAAGAAATTGTCAGGGGAGATTTATCTAACATAGCTCAAAAGGTTCATGATGCTGGATTTACAAAAACTGCAATGATTGTAGTAGGTGATGTATTAGATCAACAAAGTGGGGAACAATCTAAATTGTATGACCCTAAATTTGCACACATGTATAGAGATGCAGAGTAAGCATCTTTTTTTTAACTTTCTTTTTTTTAGAATAATTTTTATTATGTAAATATTTCTCTTTTTTTTAAATTTTAGATAATTCTATTCTTTTATTTTAGAAAATTAAATAAATAAAACTATATTTATTATAAAATGAGTATTTTATTAAATGGGATGTTATATTTTTTTTAAAAAAAATAGTTAAAGGAGATAATTATAATTTTTCATCTCTTAAATCAATTGTATCAACAAGGTCTGGTCCTGTGGATATTATTGTAATTGGTACACCAATACTCTCTTCAATATCTTCTATGTATTCTCTTGCTTCTTGTGATAAATCTTCGTATTTGTTTACTTTAGCACATTCTGGGTATAATCTGTCAATACAGGTTAATGCAACTTGTGTAGCACCATTAATCATACATGATCTTCTTGCGAAGTCTTTGTCAAATAATCCTACTCTTCGTTTACGTCCAGTTACTACTCCATATTCTTCTATTCCCATTTTTTCTGCTTCTTCTGGTGATATTTCAGTTGGGAATGGTCCTTCTCCTACTCTGGTAGTGTATGCTTTAAATATTACAACTACATGATCTATTTTTGTTGGACCTACACCTACATCAGCAGCAGCTGTGCTTGCACAAGTATCTTTACTGGTTACATAAGGGTATGTTCCATAGTATAATGATAATCCAAATCCTTGGGATCCTTCAATAAATACATTTTTTCCTTCATCTATTGCTTTGTTTACTTCAGATGGTACATCTGTAATGTAGTCTTCTAAGTCATCTATATCTTGAGCATAGTCAATAGTTCTGTTTATACGATCTGCATTTGCTGGGCCACAGCCACTTCCTGTTGTTCCTATTTTTTTAGATAGGTATGATGAGTCTTTATCTGCTTGGGTATGTTTTTCAGTGATTATTGCACAATGTGAATCCATAAATGTTCTACCATCAACGTCATATTTGCTGAGGTATTCTAGTTCATGTTTAAATACATCTGGGTTAACTAGTACACCAGCGCCTATTAATAGTCTTGCTTCTTTATTGAAGAATCCTGATGGTGTTAGTCTTAACCCGTATTTTTCACCGTTAAATTCAACAGAGTGTCCTGCGTTAGGTCCTACTCCTGCTCTAGCAATTATTTCTGGTTTGTCTTTGGTACAGAAGTATGTGATACATTTTCCTTTACCTTCGTCTCCCCATTGTCCACCAACTAATATGGTACATGTCATAAAAAATCGTATCTCCTTTTATGTAATAATTTTATTCCAATACTTTTTTTTGAAGTATTTTCTTGATTTTTATAATTTTTTTATTTATAAAAGTCTTTTACTTTAATATTTATCTTTAAGATTAAATAAAAAGTTTTCTATTTTTCGTTTTTCTTTTTTTAATTTTTTATTATTTTCTTATTTAATTTAAAATTATTATACATTGTATATATTTTTAATAAACTTTATATATTTTATATATCATAATTTAGTATTATTGGTAAAAAGAATATATAACAAAAAATTTCTTTCAAATTTATTTAAATAAAGTATTTTCTAGAATTATTTAAATAAATGCTATATATTGCTTAATTTAATGAAAGAAGGTTATATTTTTTTATTAAAAGTAATTGTTATGGATAAATACATTAAAACGAATTATCATAGAATAAGTAAAGATTATGAATATGAACTTATACAATCTAAAAATAAATCTCTTAATAAACAATTAATTATTGAAATGGTTAATGATTTAAGAAAAAGTAATTATGAGACGTATATGATATTATGTGATTATGATATTATTGGATTTTTCACATTATGTATAGATAATTATGAATTTGTTCCAAAAATTCAGTGTAATGTTTTAAAAATAATTTGTCTGTATATTTATGAACCATATCGTTTAAGAGGTATTGGTACTGAAGTCTTAAATGATATAATATGGTCTATAAAAAATACTGATTGTAATTGTGTGTTGGTGAATTCTTTTGTTGATTCAGCAATGTTTTTCTTAAAGAATGGCTTTGATTTCTATAAGAGAAGTTATATGGATTATAAGAATAAGTATAATATCATAACTTTGTATAAAAAATTAAAATAAGTTGGTAGATTAGCTTCTACCTTTTTTTCTTCTATTTCTACTTTTTTTATCCTCAAGTACTCTCGTATTTTCAAAGTTACCTTTATTTAGTTTGGAGTATGATATTTCATTAATACTTTCAGAATATTTTCTTTCAGGATTATTCTCTCTAAGTCTTTCTATGTATAATGAGATTAC
The sequence above is drawn from the Methanosphaera sp. WGK6 genome and encodes:
- a CDS encoding GDP-mannose 4,6-dehydratase — its product is MNWQDKNILITGISGFVGAYLAERLIREGSNVYGLIRRRTDGTIPANIKYHGIENDITPITGDLTDISSVANAIDKSEPDYIFHLAAQSFVPQSFDNPTDTEKNNSQGTNNLLEAMRIKDCDARMIFAGSSEEYGLVISSQQQYNQALKQYGSIFPDLKEGRTHELPISETNPLRPMSPYAVSKVYGDFLTRNYCHSYGLDTVVSRAFNHEGAGRGKMFVTSVVTNQVMQLKMGLTDRIVIGNVNAFRDWTHVEDIINGYLLLAQKGQAGEVYNQGSMRTNSILSYILLSIEQAGQNIKSISTLNGDKVIQNPTEMNNDKYYGVAFDKTKVDSMILDDEIEYTIEDKGILVKTEDKDVKVEFNPARFRPAEVPILFSNTEKIQKLGAKTEYSVSDIIKDQLNFFMKKENQ
- the cobM gene encoding precorrin-4 C(11)-methyltransferase; this encodes MNFEDYQGKVIFIGAGPGDPELITVKGAEAIKNADVIIYAGSLVNPAVLDIAKEDAVIYDSAEMNLDEIIDVIQKAHDENKITARVHTGDPSIYGAIAEQINQLKALDIGYTIIPGVSSLFGTAAALESQLTLPEVSQTIIITRPEGRTPKPSKEALCKLAEHNATMCIFLGIHMIEEVVAELTKEYDINTPVAVVKKATWPDQEIVRGDLSNIAQKVHDAGFTKTAMIVVGDVLDQQSGEQSKLYDPKFAHMYRDAE
- a CDS encoding adenylosuccinate synthetase, which translates into the protein MTCTILVGGQWGDEGKGKCITYFCTKDKPEIIARAGVGPNAGHSVEFNGEKYGLRLTPSGFFNKEARLLIGAGVLVNPDVFKHELEYLSKYDVDGRTFMDSHCAIITEKHTQADKDSSYLSKKIGTTGSGCGPANADRINRTIDYAQDIDDLEDYITDVPSEVNKAIDEGKNVFIEGSQGFGLSLYYGTYPYVTSKDTCASTAAADVGVGPTKIDHVVVIFKAYTTRVGEGPFPTEISPEEAEKMGIEEYGVVTGRKRRVGLFDKDFARRSCMINGATQVALTCIDRLYPECAKVNKYEDLSQEAREYIEDIEESIGVPITIISTGPDLVDTIDLRDEKL
- a CDS encoding GNAT family N-acetyltransferase, which gives rise to MDKYIKTNYHRISKDYEYELIQSKNKSLNKQLIIEMVNDLRKSNYETYMILCDYDIIGFFTLCIDNYEFVPKIQCNVLKIICLYIYEPYRLRGIGTEVLNDIIWSIKNTDCNCVLVNSFVDSAMFFLKNGFDFYKRSYMDYKNKYNIITLYKKLK
- a CDS encoding glycosyltransferase family 2 protein, with translation MSNVAVLLPAYNEEVAIASMILLSSKYADEVIVIDDGSSDRTSDISKLAGATVLRHETNEGKGAALKTGFMYAKDFDIIVTIDADGQHNPAEIPDVIKPIEDDVADIVNGSRYINGTDKNTPKYRRVGQTVLDTATNIASGVKLTDTQSGFRAFSSDSVKYFNFDPDGFGIESDMLIEASNNNLRITEVEITVRYDVETSTDNPVVQGLSVLMRILEIMRFNRPLYFYGISGSIILFFGILILLTIRNTIYGGNIYLMAIGIFVMIMGIILFLSGIFTDTMTRFKK